A window of the Bufo gargarizans isolate SCDJY-AF-19 chromosome 1, ASM1485885v1, whole genome shotgun sequence genome harbors these coding sequences:
- the TRIM2 gene encoding tripartite motif-containing protein 2: MASEGSNIPSPVVRQIDKQFLICSICLDRYKNPKVLPCLHTFCERCLQNYIPAHSLTLSCPVCRQTSILPEKGVSALQNNFFITNLMDVLQRSPDNGIEESSILETVNAVAAGKPLSCPNHDGNVMEFYCQSCETAMCQDCTAGEHAEHPTVPLKDVVEQHKAALQAQLDAVKKRLPEIDSALQVVSEIVNQLAAQKSSIVEEIHSTFEDLQKTLNVRKSVLLMELEVNYGLKHKVLQAQLDTLIEGQDSIKSCSTFTAQALNHGTETEVLLVKKQMSDKLNELAEQDFPLQPHENDQLDFIVETEGLKKSIHNLGTILTTNAVASETVATGEGLKQSMVGQPMSVTITTKDKDGELCKTGSAYISAELFTPDGSVTDGEILDNKNGTYEYLYTIPKEGDFTLSLRLYDQHIKGSPFKLKVVKFTDVSPTTEGVKRRVKSPGSGHVKQKAVKRPASMYSTGKRKENPIEDDLIFRVGTKGRNKGEFTNLQGVAASTNGKILIADSNNQCVQIFSNDGQFKSRFGIRGRSPGQLQRPTGVAVHPSGDIIIADYDNKWVSIFSNDGKFKTKIGSGKLMGPKGVSVDRNGHIIVVDNKACCVFIFQPNGKIVTRFGSRGNGDKQFAGPHFAAVNSNNEIIVTDFHNHSVKVFNQDGEFTLKFGSNGEGNGQFNAPTGVAVDSNGNIIVADWGNSRIQVFDGSGSFLSYINTSADPLYGPQGLALTSDGHVVVADSGNHCFKVYRYLQ; the protein is encoded by the exons ATGGCCAGTGAAGGTTCCAATATCCCCAGCCCTGTGGTGCGCCAGATTGACAAGCAGTTTCTAATCTGCAGTATATGCCTCGACCGATACAAAAATCCCAAAGTACTTCCTTGTCTTCACACGTTTTGTGAGAG GTGTTTGCAGAATTATATTCCAGCTCACAGCTTGACCCTCTCTTGCCCGGTCTGCCGCCAGACCTCCATACTACCCGAGAAGGGTGTCTCTGCGCTACAGAATAACTTCTTCATTACTAACCTGATGGACGTGCTGCAGCGGAGTCCAGATAATGGTATAGAAGAGTCCTCCATTCTGGAGACAGTAAATGCTGTTGCTGCCGGAAAGCCTTTGTCATGTCCTAATCATGATGGAAAT GTGATGGAATTTTACTGCCAGTCATGTGAGACTGCAATGTGCCAAGACTGTACTGCAGGGGAGCATGCCGAGCACCCCACCGTGCCACTCAAAGATGTGGTGGAGCAACATAAGGCCGCTCTGCAGGCTCAGCTGGATGCCGTCAAGAAGAG ATTACCAGAAATAGACTCTGCACTACAGGTTGTATCTGAAATCGTCAATCAGCTTGCTGCACAGAAATCCAGCATTGTTGAGGAAATTCATTCAACCTTTGAGGACCTACAGAAAACGCTTAATGTTCGGAAGAGCGTACTGCTCATGGAACTGGAAGTGAACTATGGGCTGAAACATAAg GTCCTCCAGGCCCAGCTAGACACCTTAATTGAAGGACAGGATAGCATTAAAAGTTGTAGCACCTTTACCGCACAAGCACTTAACCATGGAACGGAGACAGAGGTCTTACTAGTGAAGAAACAGATGAGCGATAAGTTAAATGAATTGGCCGAGCAGGATTTCCCATTACAACCGCATGAGAATGACCAATTGGACTTCATTGTGGAAACTGAAGGCTTGAAAAAGTCTATTCACAATCTTGGAACTATACTGACGACAAACGCTGTGGCTTCGGAGACTGTGGCCACTGGTGAAGGGTTGAAACAGAGCATGGTTGGTCAGCCTATGTCTGTTACAATTACTACAAAGGACAAAGACGGTGAACTGTGCAAAACTGGGAGTGCCTATATTTCAGCCGAGCTGTTTACGCCTGACGGTAGTGTCACAGATGGAGAAATTCTAGACAATAAAAATGGCACCTATGAATATTTGTATACAATCCCAAAGGAGGGGGACTTTACTCTGTCTCTGAGACTATATGATCAGCATATCAAAGGAAGCCCCTTTAAACTGAAGGTGGTGAAGTTTACAGATGTGTCCCCCACAACCGAGGGGGTCAAGAGAAGAGTGAAGTCTCCTGGCAGTGGACACGTCAAACAGAAGGCAGTGAAGAGACCAGCAAGTATGTACAGTACAGGCAAGAGGAAAGAAAACCCAATAGAGGATGATTTGATATTTCGAGTAG GTACAAAAGGAAGAAATAAGGGAGAATTTACTAATCTTCAAGGAGTAGCTGCATCGACCAATGGAAAAATATTGATAGCGGATAGCAACAACCAATGTGTCCAG ATCTTTTCAAATGATGGCCAATTCAAAAGCCGCTTTGGCATTCGAGGAAGATCGCCAGGGCAACTACAAAGACCAACAGGGGTGGCCGTGCACCCAAGTGGTGACATCATTATTGCAGACTATGACAATAAGTGGGTCAGCATATTCTCCAATGATGGCAAGTTCAAG ACAAAAATTGGATCAGGAAAATTGATGGGTCCCAAAGGTGTATCGGTTGATCGCAATGGACACATCATTGTGGTAGACAACAAGGCTTGCTGTGTGTTCATCTTCCAGCCCAATGGTAAAATAGTAACCAGGTTTGGAAGCCGAGGCAATGGGGACAAGCAGTTTGCAG GACCCCACTTCGCTGCTGTAAACAGCAATAATGAAATCATTGTGACGGACTTCCATAACCATTCAGTTAAG GTATTTAATCAAGATGGTGAGTTTACCTTGAAGTTTGGATCAAACGGAGAAGGAAATGGTCAATTTAATGCACCAACTGGAGTGGCTGTGGATTCCAATGGAAATATAATAGTAGCTGACTGGGGAAATAGCAGAATACAA gtTTTTGATGGAAGTGGATCATTTTTGTCTTACATCAACACTTCTGCTGACCCATTGTATGGTCCTCAAGGACTGGCTCTTACTTCAGATGGCCATGTTGTTGTAGCAGACTCTGGAAATCACTGTTTTAAAGTTTACCGGTACTTACAGTAA